The Labrus mixtus chromosome 16, fLabMix1.1, whole genome shotgun sequence genome window below encodes:
- the mrpl36 gene encoding large ribosomal subunit protein bL36m, which yields MTPLLLKHLAASLSRRVANVSWMNLHLASPAASAYHRLCTLATAPRALLQSSIRISSVQPSWSSSSAQFGPSLLGVRPQLPWVQPSAGMKTKSALKRRCKDCFFVRRRGRLFVFCKTNPRHKQRQG from the coding sequence ATGACACCCCTCCTCTTGAAGCACCttgctgcctctctgtctcGCCGAGTGGCCAACGTGAGCTGGATGAATCTTCACCTCGCCTCACCGGCAGCAAGTGCTTACCATCGTCTCTGCACCCTCGCCACAGCTCCCCGTGCTCTACTCCAATCATCGATCAGAATCAGCTCCGTCCAGCCCTCCTGGTCGAGCTCCTCTGCTCAATTTGGACCATCTCTGTTAGGAGTGCGTCCGCAGCTTCCATGGGTCCAGCCCTCTGCAGGGATGAAAACAAAGTCTGCCCTGAAGAGGCGCTGCAAAGATTGTTTCTTTGTTCGACGTAGAggacgtttgtttgttttctgcaagACGAATCCAAGACACAAGCAGAGGCAGGGCTAA
- the ndufs6 gene encoding NADH dehydrogenase [ubiquinone] iron-sulfur protein 6, mitochondrial gives MAAAVGRLLSFSKSAKVFVSPLRFTAIPAHRYSVDVSNTGEAITHTGHVFDEHDPRRARFVGRQKEVNKNFAIKLVAEEPVTDIEARVVSCDGGGGALGHPKVYINLDKDTKVGTCGYCGLQFKQKHHH, from the exons ATGGCGGCCGCAGTGGGGAGACTTCTGTCCTTCAGTAAATCTGCTAAGGTGTTTGTTTCACCTTTGAGGTTCACTGCTATACCCGCGCACCGATACAGCGTAGACGTGTCCAACACTGGCGAGGCGATTACTCACACCGGACAT GTGTTTGATGAACATGATCCCAGAAGAGCTAGATTTGTTGGCAGACAGAAAGAG GTGAATAAGAACTTTGCCATCAAATTGGTCGCAGAGGAGCCAGTGACTGACATTGAGGCGAGAGTGGTGTCATGTGACGGTGGTGGAGGGGCCCTGGGCCATCCAAAAGTCTACATCAACCTG GATAAAGATACAAAAGTGGGCACATGTGGCTACTGTGGATTACAATTCAAGCAGAAGCATCATCACTGA
- the lpcat1 gene encoding lysophosphatidylcholine acyltransferase 1 produces MKSSNSLPSRVGKNPFVHELKFTLTEKIKIGLMSVTVFPLRLLLVSFLMLLAWPFAFTASLGRSEYVVEPQPWWRRLLDVCLRAIMRAMWFCGGFHWIRVKGQQAAPSEAPILTVAPHSSYFDAIPVTMTMCSIVTKLESRSIPVWGTLISYIRPVFVFRSDQDSRRKTVEEIKRRAKSGGEWPQIMIFPEGTCTNRSGLILFKAGAFIPGLPVQPVVLRYPNKLDTVSWTWQGPGAFKILWLTLCQLHNPMEIEYLPIYTPSTEEKENSALFANNVRKLMAKALELPLTDLSFDDRDISLSHGPLCIYNYSILLEFNRRVCRLGLRAGATSKSLEEQVRRARKLQGDGLGLEDFARFLNLPVTDALAQVHSLFDKHGDGLIDIRLYIIALSTVYQPSKTMETLKLAFKMYESEDNGKVLEDDLASILEMMLGVEEVELSGVFLSLDGSDEGKITYDELHGFIEQHPYFIQDYLDFKNHPRKLSIGRPKSCNGQNHNKDV; encoded by the exons ATGAAATCATCAAACAGCCTCCCCTCCAGAGTGGGTAAAAACCCTTTCGTCCACGAGCTGAAATTCACactgacagagaaaataaag ATAGGACTGATGTCTGTTACAGTGTTCCCTCTGCGCCTGCTCCTGGTGTCCTTCCTCATGCTGCTGGCATGGCCCTTCGCCTTCACGGCCTCCCTGGGACGCTCTGAATATGTTGTTGAACCACAGCCAtggtggaggag ATTGCTAGACGTGTGCCTACGAGCGATCATGCGAGCCATGTGGTTTTGTGGGGGATTCCATTGGATCAGGGTAAAAGGGCAACAGGCTGCGCCCTCTGAAGCTCCCATTCTCACCGTGGCACCACACTCTTCCTACTTTGATGCCATCCCAGTCACCATGACCATGTGCTCCATAGTCACCAAACTAGAGAGCAGGAGCATTCCTGTCTGGGGCA CTCTGATCAGCTACATCAGGCCAGTATTTGTGTTTCGGTCTGACCAGGACTCAAGAAGAAAAACTGTAGAGGAAATTAAGCGAAGAGCAAAGTCTGGAGGGGAGTGGCCTCAG aTCATGATATTCCCAGAGGGAACTTGCACCAACAGGTCGGGTCTCATCTTATTCAAAGCTG GTGCTTTCATACCAGGACTACCAGTGCAACCGGTGGTGCTACGATATCCAAACAAACTG GATACAGTTTCATGGACATGGCAAGGCCCTGGAGC GTTCAAGATTCTTTGGCTCACTCTGTGCCAACTTCATAATCCCATGGAGATAGAA TACCTGCCTATTTATACGCCATCAACCGAGGAGAAGGAAAACTCTGCCCTGTTTGCCAACAATGTCAGAAAGCTCATGGCCAA AGCCCTGGAGCTGCCACTCACGGACCTGTCCTTTGATGATCGGGACATCAGCCTATCACATGGCCCTCTATGCATATATAATTACAGCATCCTGCTTGAGTTCAACCGGCGGGTGTGCCGTTTGGG ACTGAGAGCAGGAGCCACATCCAAATCTCTGGAAGAGCAGGTCAGAAGAGCCAGAAAGCTGCAGGGAGACGGGTTGGGTTTGGAGGACTTTGCCCGGTTCCTTAACCTGCCAGTTACAGACGCACTCGCCCAAGTCCACAGCCTCTTCGAcaag catggAGACGGATTGATAGACATCAGACTCTACATCATTGCTCTGTCTACCGTCTATCAACCATCAAAGACAATGGAGACCCTGAAATTAGCCTTCAAG ATGTATGAGAGTGAAGACAACGGGAAAGTCCTAGAAGACGATCTCGCCTCCATCTTGGAAATGATGTTAGGAGTTGAAGAGGTGGAGCTTTCTGGTGTCTTTTTATCGCTTGATGGATCTGACGAAGGGAAGATCACGTATG aTGAACTTCATGGTTTTATAGAGCAGCATCCATACTTCATCCAGGATTACCTTGATTTTAAAAACCATCCACGCAAACTCTCCATTGGCCGACCTAAGAGCTGCAACGGCCAGAACCACAACAAAGACGTTTGA
- the nrsn1l gene encoding neurensin 1-like produces MALCSETCVSVSGGETYGNEAGSSCLRFGVRSYLHHFYEECASSMRERDPDSQGFVQSQRSTLWWNSAIWKVSLALGLLILTAGVASLSVCYTTPHRIESFGEGEMFFVDTQAISFNRGLHLSTAAGIWLTCFGSALAAIGVVVWTLPRSNLKERLFYRPGPGEQTRKSRSNWWGFRIPREVVTEPPSTKEEKIPVTLLKEENVQFTS; encoded by the exons ATGGCTCTGTGCTCTGAGACTTGTGTCTCGGTCTCAGGAGGGGAAACCTATGGTAATGAG GCAGGTTCAAGCTGTCTTCGGTTTGGGGTTCGGTCCTATTTGCACCACTTCTATGAGGAGTGCGCTTCCTCTATGCGAGAGAGAGACCCAGACTCTCAAGGGTTTGTTCAGAGCCAGAGGTCAACCCTATGGTGGAACTCAGCCATCTGGAAG gTGTCCTTGGCCTTGGGTCTCCTGATACTGACTGCAGGAGTTGCCAGCCTATCAGTTTGTTACACCACTCCTCACAGAATTGAGTCATTTGGAGAGGGAGAAATGTTCTTTGTAGACACACAAGCCATCAGCTTCAACAGGGGGCTGCACCTCAGCACTGCAGCTGGGATCTGGCTCACCTGTTTCGGCTCAGCCCTGGCAGCAATAGGGGTTGTTGTTTGGACTCTCCCAAGGTCCAATCTGAAAGAAAGGCTGTTCTACAGACCAGGGCCTGGGGAACAAACAAGAAAGTCTCGGTCAAACTGGTGGGGATTCAGGATCCCAAGGGAGGTAGTTACTGAGCCGCCAAGtacaaaagaggagaaaataccAGTAACACTGTTGAAAGAGGAAAATGTGCAGTTCACTTCTTAA